From Candidatus Eisenbacteria bacterium:
CATCACCCAATCCCAGGGAAGCGCGGCGGATGTCATCCCAACTCCCCTGCGGCCAAGGGGCCGATGTCGCCAATAACGATTCCACCTCCGACATAAAACAGACACGAGTCGCCTCAAAACCGCAGAGCTGCAGTAGATTCTTCTGCATCCGGCTCCAGACATGGTCAGCCCGGCCCTGCTCTTTGCGGTCGAAGGCGGCCGACAAGACCGCCTCCATCGCGGCCGCCACCCGAGCGCCGGAAATATTTTGCCGGGGAATATCTTGCAGAAGTGTCTGCCGGATACGATCGCGCCATTGGGCGTCCGGCGGCTGCAGTTCGATGGTCGAGACGACCCGCCGCGAATCTCGGGGCAACCGCGGCCACTTCCATGACCGGCCGCCGAGGTAGAAAAGCCCCGGGCGGTTGATATCTCCCAACGTGTTGTGATCCAAGGGAAGCACAACCGCCGTCGCATCGACGCCAAGCAAACGCAGACGCCGGGCCAATCCCTCCCCCAGAAGGATGCGGCCGAGATTCCAGGGTGAGAGGGTCGCCGCCGCATGGTTTGTCGTGAGGATCAGATGCCCCGTCGGCGGGAGGCCGAGCGCCTTTCTTATCTTTTGTACAACTGGCGGGAGATTCAGCGGCGTGGGAAACTCATTTGCAATACGGCCGGCAAGCCGGTCGATTTCAGATCCGATGGGTTTGAATCGATGAAACAAATTCGAAGGGTTCACCGGAGTCTTAATCGCCGAGGTAGTGGCAACCCGAGTTCTCGGACTCAAAGACGCTGACCCGGTGCAGATAGGGAATTCCGGCCGTGACCCGCTGCCAAATCCAGGCCGAGAGAATCTCGGCCGTTGGATTTTCCAAGCCGGGAATCTCATTGAGAATGGTATGGTCCAGCTCCTTCCGGATGGGATCTAAAACGATCGCGATCTCACCAAAATCAACAAGCCAGCCGGTTTCAGGATTGACGGGGCCGCGAAGCGATACCTCGACCCTGTAAGCATGGCCGTGCATATGCCGGCATTTATGATCTTCGGAAACCTTTGGAAGGTAATGCGCCGCCTGAAATGTAAAAGTCCGGACCAGCTCGACCATCATAACGATTCCCCTTTGCCCATCCCGCCGTTTTCCAGCAGCGGATCGGGACATCCGGCTTCCCGGAATCCCTTCTCCCTCAGCAGACAGCTATCACACCGCCGGCATGGGCGGCCGCCGGAAAGCGGCTCATAGCAGGTGTGTGTTAAACTGTAATCCACACCCAAACTCATCCCCCAACGTATAATCTCCGATTTCGTCTTGTTGGCCAAGGGCGCCCGCAAGGCGGGGGGCCGTCCCTCCACCCCCTGGCGCGTGCCCTGCCGCGCCACCTCTTCGAAAGCGTGTAGAAAACCGGGGCGGCAGTCGGGGTAGCCTGAATAATCAAGGGCGTTGATCCCCAGGAAGATGGCGCCGGCATCCAAGACCTCCGCCCAAGCCAGAGCGAGCGAGAGGAAGATCGTGTTTCTTGCTGGAACATAGGTGGAGGGGATCTCATCGGAAGCGGCCTCCAGATCGCGGTTTTGCGGCACGGCGCCGTCGCCCACCAAGGATGATCCGCCCCAGCTGTGAAGATCCACATCGAGCAGCCGGTGTTCGGTCGCACCGAGCGATTCCGCGACACGCCGGGCGGCGGTGAGCTCATGCTCATGGATCTGGCCGTAGTTGATCGTGAGGGCATGGCACCGCCAACCCTCCGCGACGGCCATGGCGAGAACGGTCGTCGAATCAAGACCGCCGCTCAGCAGCACGACGGCGTTCTTGTTCGCTCTCATCCGGTTCATCTTCATCCCCTCACACCATCGCGACGCTTTCAAACACCCCGCGTTTCCGGATCCCAAATAAATTTGTGAAGCTGCAGATTGAGCCGCACCCGCAGACCATCCTCCAATATCCACCCCGTCAGCTCGCGGGGCGTCACCGCGCCGAAGACCGGTGAGAAATGAACAATATGCCGGTCCTCCAAATCTTTATCCCGAATGAGATCCCGGGACCACTCATAGTCCTTGCGGGAACCGATGACACATTTGATTTCATCCTCATTCTTAAGATGCGCCAGGTTCTCCCAGCGGTTCCGCTCCACCTCACCACTGCCCGGTGTTTTGATATCATAGATGATCACGACCCGCGGATCGACCGGCCGGATATCCTCGCTGCCGCCCGTTTCCAGCAGAACCTTGTAACCGCGATCGGCCAAAACCT
This genomic window contains:
- the queC gene encoding 7-cyano-7-deazaguanine synthase QueC, yielding MRANKNAVVLLSGGLDSTTVLAMAVAEGWRCHALTINYGQIHEHELTAARRVAESLGATEHRLLDVDLHSWGGSSLVGDGAVPQNRDLEAASDEIPSTYVPARNTIFLSLALAWAEVLDAGAIFLGINALDYSGYPDCRPGFLHAFEEVARQGTRQGVEGRPPALRAPLANKTKSEIIRWGMSLGVDYSLTHTCYEPLSGGRPCRRCDSCLLREKGFREAGCPDPLLENGGMGKGESL
- the queE gene encoding 7-carboxy-7-deazaguanine synthase QueE; translated protein: MVDLKDRGRITLRVTEIFQSIQGESSYAGWPCAFIRLTGCPLRCTYCDTAYAFEGGETYTIDGILSLIDPFKCRLVQVTGGEPLAQKGTIPLLQVLADRGYKVLLETGGSEDIRPVDPRVVIIYDIKTPGSGEVERNRWENLAHLKNEDEIKCVIGSRKDYEWSRDLIRDKDLEDRHIVHFSPVFGAVTPRELTGWILEDGLRVRLNLQLHKFIWDPETRGV
- the queD gene encoding 6-carboxytetrahydropterin synthase QueD — protein: MMVELVRTFTFQAAHYLPKVSEDHKCRHMHGHAYRVEVSLRGPVNPETGWLVDFGEIAIVLDPIRKELDHTILNEIPGLENPTAEILSAWIWQRVTAGIPYLHRVSVFESENSGCHYLGD